The Algoriphagus sanaruensis genome window below encodes:
- a CDS encoding PKD domain-containing protein → MRIKALVGMVWIWLGIFSHSHAQLSTLGKEFWVGFMENNKVFPMGNNPGASDFAVLVITADEASTGAIEYLGNSVSFSLAAGQQTTLRISSDDLDLLHRSSGVIERKGIHITSTGKIAVHAFNERVRSADGTVILPIGALGQDYYITSHYETLTVNAGYNGNINNESTLLVIATEDNTKVEITTSVGSLSGDQAGIPSIITLNRGQSYQIKAKADLTGSRVRVVGDNADECKKIAVFGGNKWAPVGNCGEANDHLYQQAYPVNTWGTSFVHTALEGRSSGELVKVLASEDGTEVRVNGTPRGTINRGKWLSLNFAEDESAKIETSKPASVTVFSRSMACNRPNSPEANNGDPFMITYSPVEQFLQNITFTAIDLPSIVTHYVNIVVRKGSENKTILDGQEIGNRFTPLSGDPEFSIARMSIYQGSHRLSNPDGFTAYVYGFGQIESYGYAAGAALNNLNFETASEYAFEVNGENVACLQQEGMWEILSENENFTYFVWDFGDGTSPQVGQSVPHTFANPGIYEILVVASISPNTCEEQEEILFEVRVEDAKAEILGPNSVCPDIEEIMYRLKNKQEMGGAKFEVEGGVILQEYGDSVLVKWGAANPAAKLRLIPFSESGCPGLPIEFPVEINQRIQVNPALGPLEICFDPTISHRYDAPDFSSGRGYEWTIVGGQILTGQGSGSIEVSWDQPGITGEISYRAFSLVDNSCDGFADAIQVQIAEELIAAVADLTEVLCFGQSTGSISLSLAGGVPPYDIEWSHDNRIKSSIVTGLSAGFYSVKITDQKGCERILENLEVAQPDQLELIVVQPEGVSCYGKPDGTLRAVVTGGVPPYTVSNESGTSFDSILSLDQLGQGLYSWTIRDTNGCQIPLEFEITSPAAVEVDVRLEQPACPGGSTGILAAYPSGGLGPYVYVWSDNSGFDQEIDNLPAGAYSLEVTDGNGCVSLGRGVVVEDHPQIRMPTGFNPQEIPGNYSGVSNCVVEIELWIYNRWGQLIYQGSEGWDGQIQGKDAPPGTYSFLMRSSYTLEGIPHQQEKKGVFTLIR, encoded by the coding sequence ATGAGAATAAAGGCCTTAGTTGGTATGGTGTGGATTTGGTTAGGGATTTTTTCTCATAGCCATGCACAACTATCTACCCTTGGCAAGGAATTTTGGGTGGGCTTTATGGAGAATAACAAGGTTTTTCCAATGGGGAATAATCCAGGAGCCTCCGATTTTGCTGTTTTGGTGATAACGGCCGATGAGGCAAGCACAGGAGCCATCGAATATTTAGGTAACTCCGTTTCATTTTCTCTTGCTGCTGGCCAGCAAACCACCTTGCGAATTTCTTCTGATGACCTGGATCTTCTTCACCGCTCCTCAGGAGTGATCGAGCGAAAAGGAATCCACATTACTTCTACTGGTAAAATTGCCGTTCATGCTTTTAATGAACGAGTAAGAAGCGCAGATGGAACGGTTATTCTTCCCATTGGCGCTCTTGGGCAGGATTATTACATCACTTCTCATTATGAGACCCTTACGGTGAATGCTGGCTACAATGGGAATATCAATAATGAAAGTACACTCCTGGTCATTGCAACTGAGGATAATACCAAGGTTGAAATTACGACAAGTGTAGGCTCACTCAGTGGTGATCAAGCCGGTATTCCTTCTATTATCACTTTAAATCGAGGCCAAAGCTATCAAATCAAAGCCAAAGCAGATTTGACAGGATCACGAGTTCGTGTGGTGGGTGACAATGCGGATGAGTGTAAAAAAATTGCGGTATTCGGAGGAAATAAATGGGCTCCTGTGGGAAATTGCGGGGAGGCCAACGACCATCTTTACCAGCAAGCTTACCCCGTCAATACCTGGGGGACTAGTTTCGTTCACACCGCCTTGGAAGGTCGATCCTCAGGGGAGTTGGTGAAAGTACTGGCGTCGGAAGATGGAACCGAAGTCCGGGTAAACGGAACTCCGAGAGGAACAATCAATCGGGGAAAATGGCTTTCACTGAATTTTGCCGAAGATGAATCCGCCAAAATTGAAACGTCCAAACCAGCTTCTGTCACTGTTTTTTCAAGAAGTATGGCTTGTAACCGCCCCAATTCTCCAGAAGCAAACAACGGGGATCCTTTTATGATTACTTACAGCCCCGTAGAGCAATTCCTTCAAAATATCACCTTTACGGCTATTGATTTGCCTTCCATTGTTACTCACTATGTGAATATTGTGGTCAGAAAAGGTTCTGAAAATAAGACCATTCTAGATGGACAAGAGATTGGCAACAGATTTACTCCTCTGTCAGGTGACCCTGAGTTTTCCATAGCGAGAATGTCTATTTACCAAGGTTCCCATCGACTGTCCAATCCAGATGGATTTACGGCGTATGTCTATGGGTTTGGCCAAATCGAATCCTATGGCTATGCTGCCGGTGCGGCCCTCAATAATTTAAATTTTGAAACTGCCTCCGAATATGCTTTTGAAGTGAATGGAGAAAATGTCGCTTGCCTTCAGCAAGAAGGGATGTGGGAGATCCTATCCGAAAATGAAAATTTCACCTATTTCGTTTGGGATTTTGGCGATGGTACTTCGCCTCAAGTCGGACAATCAGTTCCACATACATTCGCTAATCCAGGCATCTATGAAATATTGGTTGTTGCTTCGATCAGTCCCAATACCTGTGAAGAGCAGGAGGAAATCCTCTTTGAAGTCAGGGTAGAAGATGCCAAGGCTGAAATTTTAGGTCCAAATTCAGTGTGTCCAGACATTGAGGAGATCATGTATCGCCTGAAAAACAAGCAGGAGATGGGAGGGGCCAAGTTTGAGGTGGAGGGAGGTGTGATCCTTCAAGAATATGGAGATTCGGTTTTGGTGAAGTGGGGGGCAGCCAATCCTGCAGCCAAGCTTCGGTTAATTCCATTTTCGGAATCGGGATGTCCGGGATTGCCTATCGAATTTCCTGTTGAAATCAATCAGCGGATTCAGGTAAATCCTGCATTGGGACCTTTGGAAATTTGTTTTGATCCGACGATTAGCCATCGCTACGATGCACCTGATTTTTCCTCCGGAAGGGGCTACGAATGGACCATCGTGGGTGGACAGATTTTGACTGGTCAAGGGTCTGGGAGCATTGAAGTGAGCTGGGATCAACCTGGGATAACTGGGGAGATTTCTTATCGCGCTTTTAGTTTGGTCGATAATTCCTGTGATGGATTTGCCGATGCAATTCAGGTCCAAATTGCAGAGGAGTTGATAGCCGCCGTAGCTGATTTGACTGAGGTTTTGTGTTTTGGACAAAGCACAGGCTCAATTTCCTTGAGTTTAGCTGGAGGTGTACCGCCTTATGATATCGAATGGTCTCATGACAACCGAATCAAAAGTTCTATAGTAACGGGCCTTTCAGCCGGATTCTATTCTGTGAAAATTACCGACCAAAAGGGGTGTGAGCGAATTTTAGAAAACCTTGAAGTCGCTCAACCTGATCAACTCGAACTCATTGTTGTCCAGCCTGAAGGTGTAAGTTGCTATGGAAAACCAGATGGAACATTACGGGCTGTAGTGACAGGTGGAGTTCCTCCTTATACCGTATCCAATGAATCAGGGACTTCCTTTGATTCTATTCTTAGTCTGGATCAATTAGGACAAGGATTGTATAGTTGGACGATTCGAGATACCAATGGCTGTCAAATTCCACTTGAATTTGAAATCACCTCTCCAGCAGCTGTTGAGGTGGATGTTCGTCTGGAGCAACCGGCTTGTCCTGGTGGCTCAACTGGAATTTTGGCAGCTTATCCATCAGGTGGTTTAGGTCCATATGTCTATGTCTGGAGTGATAATTCCGGATTTGACCAAGAAATAGATAATCTCCCCGCGGGCGCCTATTCGTTGGAAGTAACCGATGGTAACGGATGTGTGAGTTTAGGCAGAGGTGTAGTGGTGGAAGATCATCCCCAAATCCGAATGCCGACCGGATTTAATCCGCAAGAAATTCCCGGAAATTATTCTGGTGTCTCAAACTGTGTAGTGGAAATAGAGTTGTGGATTTATAATCGATGGGGACAATTAATCTATCAAGGATCAGAAGGTTGGGACGGACAAATTCAAGGAAAAGACGCACCTCCAGGTACGTACTCATTTCTCATGCGCTCTTCTTATACGCTGGAAGGAATTCCCCATCAACAAGAAAAAAAAGGGGTATTTACACTCATTCGCTGA
- a CDS encoding PKD domain-containing protein, which produces MKIGILTFLFGCFFALSSFSQVNTLGKDFYVAFMENGRSLDSVNTAPEKALIMITAAEKTVGMIETPREVIPFELEKGQSFSKEFEANAEGLIHPISGEIDQRKIHVTSTGLIAVHAMNGRAYSSDGTVVLPTPALGFDYMVFTHHEKVWVTGSTLNHTMLESAFVIVATDDDTEVEILTSVRTMNGLPANYRLVINLNAGETYQLKSQEDLSGTRIKVLNDAGSNCKKIAVFASNRMTSSGICGTTGDHLFQQAYPVKTWGKEFIHVPFKDRTAGEFVKILALEDDTEVWVNGVSKGKINAGKQMRLEFKKNDLAYITTSKPSSAAVLSKSGFCNEFFVASLGDPTFLVYSPLDQRIQEAFFTTGKLYGRFNVTISHLVNLLVPKGTATQTRLDGQSIGNQFKSVPGTDFDYAQIEVAEGAHTISNPEGLIGYVYASGQIESYSYSIGTNLDNIQYEASSTYDFEVIGDQVACLNQVGTWEIAPENPIYSIFSWDFGDGSSFEEGKIVGHTYEKPGKYIISVFASSGSGRCDEEERFQFQVEVFESKGILEGPASVCPELDEVNYFLKDTLNVHRTEWKVEGGELIEKDLLSAKVKWGTPNANASISVKLFTEQGCPSEWITFPVEITEQIAPGLPEGDSGICGGSSVLTYCVPFPSSNRIYTWTVVGGNIQSGQGSESIKVEWDLNAPTKQIFYTEESQLNAACFGTSPVLEVDIYPPMQVNIFLQENPSCPGESNGKIILDILGGSGKYRVNWNHDPQLNKFEATGLAKGTYEVEIEDETGCDLQLIQVELRDPEPLNFLGMIEVKEVSCFDGSDGEVVLNITGGTPPYQVPDFESELHPNGLHVKGLKAGVQTIFLQDSRGCVLPISVEIPGASEITAQAIIENPGCEGSLDGVLELEISGGTPPYEITWSNGRSGQRIDQLPFGSYSYVIKDSNGCEVNGSTVVNQARPEVRMPTGFDPSQWAFGPVSNCTISYELLIWDRWGGLIYSGSDGWDGRIKGELAPQGSYSYQIKYEYRLEGEMTSSTQRGGFVLVR; this is translated from the coding sequence ATGAAGATCGGGATTCTTACTTTTTTATTTGGGTGTTTTTTTGCACTCTCCTCTTTTTCCCAAGTCAATACACTCGGGAAGGACTTTTATGTGGCTTTCATGGAAAATGGCAGGTCTCTGGATTCTGTCAATACTGCGCCTGAAAAAGCACTTATTATGATTACCGCAGCGGAGAAAACGGTTGGGATGATTGAAACCCCAAGAGAAGTGATTCCATTTGAATTGGAAAAAGGCCAAAGTTTCTCCAAAGAGTTTGAGGCGAATGCAGAGGGATTAATCCATCCTATTTCTGGAGAAATCGACCAAAGGAAGATCCATGTGACCTCTACTGGGTTGATTGCAGTTCATGCAATGAATGGAAGGGCCTACAGTTCTGATGGCACAGTGGTTTTGCCGACTCCAGCCTTAGGATTTGATTACATGGTATTTACACATCATGAAAAAGTTTGGGTGACAGGTTCTACGCTCAACCATACGATGTTGGAAAGTGCTTTTGTAATCGTGGCAACAGATGATGATACAGAGGTGGAAATTTTGACCTCCGTGAGAACCATGAATGGGCTGCCTGCCAATTATCGCTTGGTGATCAATTTGAATGCAGGAGAAACCTATCAGTTAAAATCTCAAGAAGATCTTTCTGGTACCAGAATAAAGGTCCTGAATGACGCCGGGAGTAATTGCAAAAAAATAGCTGTTTTTGCGAGCAATCGAATGACAAGTTCGGGCATTTGTGGCACAACTGGCGACCATCTTTTTCAGCAGGCTTATCCCGTTAAAACATGGGGTAAGGAATTTATTCATGTGCCTTTTAAAGATCGAACAGCCGGTGAGTTTGTGAAAATTTTAGCACTTGAGGATGATACCGAGGTTTGGGTCAATGGTGTTTCAAAAGGAAAAATCAACGCTGGAAAACAAATGAGGCTAGAATTCAAGAAAAATGACCTTGCCTACATTACAACTTCTAAGCCTTCCTCCGCTGCTGTCCTTTCCAAATCTGGGTTTTGCAATGAATTCTTTGTGGCTTCCCTCGGTGATCCAACATTTTTGGTGTATTCTCCTCTAGATCAACGGATTCAAGAGGCCTTTTTTACTACAGGTAAATTGTATGGAAGATTTAATGTTACCATTTCTCATTTGGTTAATCTTCTGGTACCGAAAGGTACTGCTACACAAACGAGATTGGATGGGCAGTCCATTGGAAATCAATTTAAATCTGTGCCAGGAACTGATTTTGATTATGCCCAGATCGAGGTTGCAGAAGGAGCTCATACAATCAGTAATCCAGAAGGATTAATCGGCTATGTATATGCTTCAGGGCAAATTGAATCTTACAGCTATTCGATCGGGACGAACTTGGATAATATCCAATATGAGGCAAGCTCGACTTATGATTTTGAGGTAATCGGAGATCAAGTCGCTTGCTTAAACCAAGTGGGAACTTGGGAAATCGCACCCGAAAACCCCATTTATTCGATATTTAGTTGGGACTTTGGAGATGGTTCTTCATTTGAAGAAGGGAAAATAGTGGGCCATACCTATGAAAAGCCTGGAAAGTATATCATTTCCGTATTTGCCAGTTCGGGTTCTGGGCGTTGCGATGAAGAGGAGCGGTTTCAATTTCAAGTGGAGGTGTTTGAGTCAAAAGGAATACTTGAAGGGCCAGCATCAGTTTGTCCTGAGTTGGATGAGGTAAATTATTTCTTAAAAGATACACTAAACGTTCACCGGACTGAATGGAAAGTTGAAGGTGGGGAATTGATCGAAAAAGATTTGCTTTCTGCCAAAGTGAAGTGGGGAACACCAAATGCGAATGCATCGATTTCGGTAAAATTATTCACAGAGCAAGGTTGCCCTTCGGAGTGGATTACATTTCCTGTTGAGATTACAGAACAGATAGCTCCGGGGCTTCCGGAAGGAGATAGTGGTATTTGCGGGGGGAGTTCGGTTTTAACTTATTGTGTTCCTTTTCCCTCATCCAATCGAATTTACACTTGGACTGTTGTAGGAGGCAATATTCAATCAGGCCAAGGAAGTGAATCAATAAAGGTTGAGTGGGATTTAAATGCCCCAACGAAACAAATTTTTTACACAGAAGAAAGCCAATTAAATGCAGCTTGCTTTGGGACATCGCCAGTGTTGGAAGTGGATATTTATCCTCCTATGCAAGTGAATATTTTTCTTCAGGAAAATCCTTCTTGCCCAGGAGAATCCAACGGGAAAATAATCCTAGATATTCTGGGTGGTTCGGGAAAATACCGCGTCAATTGGAACCATGATCCTCAATTAAACAAATTCGAAGCGACAGGACTGGCTAAAGGTACATACGAAGTTGAAATTGAAGATGAGACGGGTTGCGATTTACAACTAATACAAGTTGAATTAAGAGATCCTGAGCCTTTGAATTTCTTAGGGATGATAGAGGTAAAAGAGGTGAGTTGCTTTGATGGTTCGGATGGGGAAGTGGTTTTAAATATCACAGGAGGTACTCCACCATATCAAGTCCCCGATTTTGAATCGGAACTCCATCCCAATGGTCTTCATGTGAAGGGTTTGAAAGCGGGCGTTCAAACCATTTTTCTGCAGGATAGTCGTGGCTGTGTTTTACCCATTTCGGTAGAAATTCCAGGGGCTTCTGAAATTACCGCTCAGGCTATCATTGAAAACCCGGGTTGCGAAGGAAGCTTAGATGGGGTACTTGAATTGGAGATTTCAGGCGGAACTCCACCCTACGAAATTACTTGGTCAAATGGAAGGTCAGGTCAACGAATTGATCAACTGCCTTTCGGATCCTATTCGTATGTGATAAAGGATTCCAATGGGTGCGAAGTCAACGGATCCACCGTCGTTAATCAAGCCCGTCCAGAAGTCCGAATGCCAACTGGTTTTGATCCTTCCCAATGGGCTTTTGGTCCAGTTTCCAACTGTACTATTTCTTATGAATTATTGATTTGGGATCGATGGGGAGGACTGATTTATTCAGGAAGTGATGGTTGGGATGGACGGATTAAAGGAGAACTAGCCCCGCAAGGAAGTTATTCTTATCAAATTAAGTATGAGTACCGATTGGAAGGGGAAATGACTTCCTCAACTCAAAGAGGTGGATTTGTTCTGGTGCGTTGA
- the galE gene encoding UDP-glucose 4-epimerase GalE, with amino-acid sequence MKKILITGGAGYIGSHTAVELWNSGFEPIILDDLSNSNSGVLDGLESITGKRFTFIQGDCNDLAVLEQISKDHHISGVIHFAAFKSVGESTQLPLKYYKNNVGSLLVLLDWMARQEIKDLVFSSSCTVYGQPEVLPVTEATPRQEAESPYGNTKKICEDILVDYVKSKAPIRVISLRYFNPVGAHPSSKIGELPLGVPQNLVPYITQTAAGIREKLTVFGNDYDTPDGSCVRDYIHVVDLADAHIKALSFLSDKTEPFYEVFNVGSGNGNTVLEAIYAFEKVSGQALNYVIGPRRPGDVVKTWADTTKIREVLGWSPKFSLEDSMRDSWNWQKALGERK; translated from the coding sequence ATGAAGAAAATTTTGATCACAGGTGGAGCAGGATACATTGGCTCCCACACAGCAGTAGAATTGTGGAATTCGGGTTTTGAGCCCATTATTTTAGATGATTTATCCAATTCCAATAGTGGTGTCTTGGATGGATTAGAATCGATTACCGGAAAGCGATTTACATTTATTCAAGGTGACTGTAATGATCTTGCAGTCTTGGAACAAATTTCCAAAGACCATCATATTTCAGGAGTGATTCACTTTGCAGCCTTTAAATCTGTGGGCGAGAGTACCCAGCTTCCTCTGAAGTATTATAAAAATAACGTTGGATCCTTGCTTGTGCTTCTTGATTGGATGGCTAGGCAAGAGATTAAAGACTTGGTTTTTTCTTCCTCTTGTACAGTTTATGGACAGCCTGAAGTTCTTCCTGTTACTGAAGCTACACCTCGGCAGGAAGCGGAGAGTCCTTATGGGAATACCAAAAAAATCTGTGAGGATATTCTCGTGGATTATGTGAAAAGTAAGGCTCCAATTCGAGTGATTTCACTAAGATATTTTAATCCGGTGGGGGCGCATCCTTCCAGTAAAATCGGAGAACTTCCTCTCGGTGTCCCTCAAAATTTGGTTCCATACATTACCCAAACAGCGGCTGGAATCCGTGAAAAGTTGACTGTTTTTGGGAATGATTACGATACTCCAGATGGAAGCTGTGTCAGAGACTATATTCATGTAGTCGACTTGGCTGACGCACACATCAAAGCCTTGAGTTTCCTATCAGACAAGACTGAGCCTTTCTATGAAGTTTTTAATGTCGGATCTGGAAATGGAAATACGGTATTAGAAGCCATTTATGCATTCGAAAAAGTCTCTGGTCAGGCTTTGAATTATGTCATTGGTCCAAGAAGGCCAGGTGATGTGGTCAAAACTTGGGCTGATACCACGAAGATTCGAGAGGTGCTGGGATGGAGCCCTAAGTTTTCCTTGGAAGATTCCATGCGTGATAGCTGGAACTGGCAAAAGGCTTTAGGCGAAAGGAAATAA
- a CDS encoding metal-dependent transcriptional regulator, with amino-acid sequence MATSTEENYLKAIFNLSNAAGEASLSELAQSLQVSLPTANSMIKSLQKNGWVVYEKYRPVALTESGKKEAALIIRKHRLTEMFLVKKMGFGWEEVHEVAEQIEHIHAPKFFKRMDELLGYPTIDPHGSPIPDANGNMQALNFIPLTGCKSGQQVILTALTHTSTEFLEFLTSRNLLLGKELKVLSKESYDQSMVLSYSDHPSETLSEKVCERLLVKVIS; translated from the coding sequence ATGGCAACTAGTACCGAAGAAAATTACCTTAAAGCGATTTTTAACCTTTCTAATGCGGCAGGCGAAGCTAGCCTTTCCGAACTCGCGCAAAGTCTCCAAGTGAGTCTACCCACTGCCAACAGCATGATAAAAAGCCTTCAAAAAAATGGATGGGTTGTATATGAAAAATACCGGCCAGTCGCTTTAACTGAGTCTGGAAAAAAGGAGGCTGCTCTGATCATCCGGAAACACAGATTGACAGAGATGTTCTTGGTCAAAAAAATGGGATTCGGATGGGAGGAAGTCCATGAGGTGGCCGAACAAATAGAACACATTCACGCTCCGAAGTTTTTTAAGCGGATGGATGAGCTCTTGGGCTATCCAACTATTGACCCTCATGGGTCTCCTATTCCAGATGCAAATGGCAATATGCAGGCTTTGAATTTTATTCCTTTGACTGGATGCAAGTCGGGTCAGCAAGTTATTTTAACTGCACTAACGCATACCTCTACTGAGTTTTTGGAGTTTTTGACAAGCAGAAACTTACTCCTTGGAAAAGAACTCAAGGTTCTTTCCAAAGAGTCTTATGACCAAAGTATGGTGTTAAGCTACTCGGATCATCCTTCAGAAACATTGAGTGAAAAAGTATGCGAAAGACTTTTAGTCAAAGTCATTTCGTGA
- a CDS encoding TonB-dependent receptor, translating into MERISNFSDRRIFLQRVPRTGAMVFVFLVLLCHSSFTQDLKGRVMASGKPLEFAMVQIKELHQGVVTDSLGRFEFQKIPHGNLTLQIGILGFQTRQVEVEVPSKGEELTLELIPSEATLDEIVVSGTLQEVSRMNSPVPVEVYKSGFFKTNPTPSLFESLQTVNGVRPQINCNVCNTGDIHINGLEGPYTMILIDGMPIVSGLATVYGLTGIPQAMIDRIEVVKGPASTLYGSEAVGGLINVITKNPDLAPVVAVDVFGTSWGELNADLGMKSQWGKSAQALTGINAFWYDHPIDNNCDGFTDLTLQKRFSLFQKVQFQRRQGRPFSLAGRFVSENRWGGQMQWTKADQGGEEVYGESIRTNRWETFGTYQLPVPEKFILQFSLNGHAQDSYYGSTYYLANQRIGFGQLTWTKDRGKFNWLVGAAYRYTFYDDNTPATQSVNGEENTPSSIHLPGLFVQQELKLSSSQTLLAGVRYDFNSVHGAIFSPRLNYKWNSKDQSMVLRWSVGNGFRVANVFTEDHAALTGARQVIFEEKLSPERSWNTNLNLVKKVFTDRGNYFSWDGSVFYTHFSNRIIPDYETNPNQIIYSNLDGFAVSKGGSLNFDAVWNSGFKVLAGVTFQDVSLNEDGRRIRQLLTERFSGVWTISYTIPSLELSIDYTGNVYSPMRLPLLGELDERPEFSPWWSTQNFQLSRKFGSWEIYGGIKNLLNYTPPANSIARAFDPFDRGVSFDSQGQVIPTPSNPQALTFDPTYVFAPNQGIRTFLGIRWHLE; encoded by the coding sequence ATGGAAAGGATTAGTAATTTTTCAGATAGAAGGATTTTTCTTCAAAGAGTGCCAAGAACGGGAGCAATGGTCTTTGTATTTCTGGTTTTACTTTGCCATAGTTCATTTACCCAAGATCTTAAGGGCCGTGTCATGGCTTCAGGGAAGCCATTGGAGTTTGCAATGGTCCAAATCAAAGAACTTCACCAAGGAGTCGTGACAGATAGTTTGGGTCGGTTTGAATTTCAAAAAATACCTCATGGAAATTTGACCTTGCAAATTGGAATTTTGGGATTTCAAACTCGGCAGGTGGAGGTGGAGGTCCCTTCGAAAGGGGAAGAATTGACCCTAGAATTAATTCCAAGTGAAGCGACTTTGGATGAAATTGTAGTGAGTGGGACATTGCAAGAAGTGTCTCGGATGAATAGCCCCGTTCCCGTGGAGGTTTACAAAAGCGGCTTTTTCAAAACAAACCCTACACCTTCACTTTTTGAATCGCTTCAAACTGTCAACGGTGTCCGTCCTCAAATCAATTGCAATGTGTGCAATACAGGAGATATTCATATCAATGGATTGGAAGGACCTTATACCATGATCCTTATCGATGGAATGCCGATCGTGAGCGGGCTGGCGACGGTTTATGGATTGACTGGAATTCCCCAAGCAATGATCGATCGAATCGAGGTGGTCAAGGGGCCGGCTTCTACGCTTTATGGATCGGAAGCGGTTGGGGGTTTAATCAATGTGATTACAAAAAATCCTGATTTAGCACCTGTTGTTGCGGTTGATGTGTTTGGGACTAGTTGGGGAGAACTCAATGCCGATCTGGGAATGAAAAGTCAATGGGGGAAATCTGCGCAAGCTTTAACCGGAATTAATGCCTTTTGGTACGATCATCCCATCGACAACAACTGCGATGGGTTTACAGATTTAACCTTGCAAAAGCGCTTTTCACTTTTTCAAAAGGTTCAATTCCAGCGACGGCAGGGGAGACCATTTTCCTTGGCAGGAAGATTTGTCAGTGAGAATCGATGGGGAGGCCAAATGCAATGGACAAAAGCTGATCAAGGGGGAGAAGAAGTATATGGAGAAAGTATTCGAACCAATCGATGGGAGACTTTTGGGACCTATCAGCTTCCAGTTCCTGAAAAATTTATACTTCAATTTTCACTAAATGGACATGCTCAGGATTCCTATTACGGGTCGACCTATTATTTAGCAAATCAGCGAATTGGGTTTGGACAGTTGACTTGGACCAAAGATCGAGGTAAGTTTAACTGGTTAGTAGGGGCAGCCTATCGTTACACCTTTTACGACGATAACACTCCAGCAACCCAATCGGTCAATGGTGAAGAAAATACGCCTTCATCCATTCATCTTCCTGGTCTTTTTGTCCAACAGGAGCTTAAATTATCTTCGAGTCAAACCTTATTGGCTGGGGTCAGGTATGATTTCAATAGCGTTCACGGAGCTATTTTTTCGCCAAGGTTAAACTATAAATGGAACTCAAAGGATCAATCCATGGTGCTGCGATGGTCAGTTGGGAATGGGTTTAGGGTGGCAAATGTCTTCACCGAAGATCATGCAGCTTTGACTGGCGCAAGGCAGGTAATTTTCGAAGAAAAGCTCTCTCCTGAACGCAGTTGGAATACTAATTTGAACTTGGTTAAAAAGGTTTTTACAGATCGTGGGAATTATTTCAGTTGGGATGGTTCGGTGTTTTATACCCATTTTTCAAACCGAATAATCCCGGATTACGAAACCAATCCTAACCAAATAATTTATTCGAATCTGGATGGGTTTGCCGTATCAAAAGGGGGATCTTTAAATTTTGACGCGGTATGGAATTCTGGATTTAAGGTGCTAGCAGGTGTTACATTCCAAGACGTAAGTTTGAATGAGGATGGCCGACGCATTCGGCAATTGTTAACAGAGCGATTTTCCGGAGTTTGGACGATCAGTTATACCATACCAAGCCTTGAGTTGTCGATAGATTATACTGGAAATGTTTACAGCCCCATGCGTTTACCTCTTCTGGGTGAGTTGGATGAGCGTCCAGAGTTTTCTCCTTGGTGGAGTACTCAAAATTTTCAGCTTAGCCGAAAATTTGGTTCTTGGGAAATCTATGGTGGTATAAAAAACTTACTCAATTACACCCCTCCGGCAAATAGCATTGCGAGAGCTTTCGATCCCTTTGATCGTGGGGTCAGCTTTGATTCACAAGGTCAAGTCATTCCTACGCCTTCAAACCCACAAGCCTTGACCTTTGATCCGACCTATGTATTTGCTCCAAACCAAGGAATCCGAACCTTTTTAGGGATTCGATGGCACTTGGAATGA